One segment of Malassezia restricta chromosome V, complete sequence DNA contains the following:
- a CDS encoding translation initiation factor 1, with translation MSIQNLASYDPFADVGDDPAPEDIVEEKKKTSQANSYVHIRIQQRNGRKTLTTLQGLPKEYDQKKLLKAFKKEFACNGTIVDDEELGQVIQLQGDQRQKISMFLIEEGIPKQDVKVHGF, from the exons ATGAGTATTCAGAACCTGGCCAGTTACGACCCATTCGCGGACGTTGGTGACGACCCTGCTCCTGAAGACATTGTCGAagagaagaagaagacgtcACAGGCCAACAGCTACGTTCACATTCGTATTCAGCAGCGAAACGGACGCAAGAcgctcacgacgctgcAAGGTCTGCCCAAAG AATACGACCAGAAAAAGCTTCTCAAGGCGTTCAAGAAGGAGTTTGCTTGCAACGGCACCATCGTCGATGACGAGGAACTTGGCCAGGTGATCCAGCTTCAGGGCGATCAGCGTCAAAAGATCTCCATGTTCCTGATCGAAGAAGGCATCCCGAAGCAGGACGTCAAGGTGCATGGTTTCTAG
- a CDS encoding alpha-1,3/alpha-1,6-mannosyltransferase, whose translation MTAGALRVAFVHPDLGIGGAERLVVDAALSLQERGHDVCVITSHYDPSHAFEPTRNGALRVVHAQTRMPRSILHKFHLPMAILQQLSLVMQVVVATHGAGLARTYPALYRALTHIDPQACPDVFVLDQLPVAIPLLKLLCGRRVVYYCHFPDKEISAALARQRGDHGLRAMVRRLYRLPLDVLEEATTKAADRILVNSHFTAAHFRRVFPHIVCRPRVVYPAVDELEYTPQQVQQALVEYERSCHDADALRRCSLVQQLVQVGDRPILLSINRFEAKKNIVLALHTVAHLRHTRRDRVRLVCAGGYDARVQDNIATLAALQAQATRLGLSHTTLWGRRPSSASPLHEPTTPEHVLGADVVLLPSLPGALLHALLHAPALRALLYTPTDEHFGIVPLEAMVCGVPVLATDTGGPLETVVDAALDADGQPQARDATGFLCAPNAEQWASVCHRVLDWDEDTRTRIASAARQRVQTHFSVRTMGAALDEHVRAVGAQAVPWSERAQIFGVVLALLLMHAVAVYVVLG comes from the coding sequence ATGACGGCCGgggcgctgcgtgtggcgTTTGTGCATCCTGATCTCGGCATCGGTGGCGCCGAGCGGCTGGTTGTTGATGCGGCTCTGAGCCTGCAGGAGCGAGGACATGACGTGTGTGTGATCACGTCGCACTATGACCCGTCGCATGCGTTCGAGCCGACGCGCAacggcgcgctgcgtgtcgtgcatgcgcagaCGCGGATGCCGCGCTCCATCCTGCACAAGTTTCATCTGCCGATGGCGAtcttgcagcagctctCGCTCGTCATGCAGGTCGTGGTGGCGACGCACGGTGCGGGCCTGGCGCGCACATACCCCGCGCTGTACCGCGCGCTCACACACATCGACCCGCAGGCATGCCCGGACGTGTTCGTGCTGGATCAGCTGCCGGTGGCTATTCCGCTCCTAAAGCTGCTATGCGGCCGACGTGTCGTGTACTACTGCCACTTTCCCGATAAGGAGATCAGCGCCGCCCTTGCGCGGCAGCGTGGCGATCATGGCCTGCGGGCGATGGTGCGGCGTCTGTACCGTCTGCcgctcgatgtgctcgaggaAGCGACGACCAAAGCAGCCGATCGGATTCTGGTGAATTCGCACTTCACAGCCGCCCACTTCCGGCGCGTGTTTCCTCACATTGTGTGCCGCCCACGCGTCGTGTACCCAGctgtcgacgagctcgagtATACCCCTCAGCAGGtccagcaggcgctcgtcgagtATGAGCGGTCGTGccacgacgctgacgcgctgcgccgctgctcgctcgtgcagcagctcgtccaggtCGGTGACCGGCCGATCCTGCTCTCGATCAACCGCTTCGAGGCCAAGAAGAACATCGTGCTGGCCCTGCATACCGTGGCGCACttgcggcacacgcgccgcgaccGCGTACGACTCGTGTGTGCGGGTGGGTATGATGCGCGCGTGCAAGACAATATCGCGACGCTGGCCGCCCTGCAGGCACAGGCGACCCGGCTGGGTCTCTCGCACACCACGCTGTGGGGCCGCCGaccgtcgagcgcatcgccgctCCATGAGCCCACCACGCCTGAGCACGTCCTAGGTGCTGATGTCGTGCTATTGCCTTCGCTGCCAGGTGCCCTCCTGCACGCTCTCTTGCACGCGCCGGCACTCCGGGCGTTGCTGTACACGCCGACGGACGAGCACTTTGGCATTGTGCCACTCGAGGCTATGGTGTGCGGCGTGCCCGTCTTGGCCACGGACACGGGCGGCCCGCTGGAAACGGTCGTGGACGCTGCGCTGGATGCCGACGGACAGCCCcaggcacgcgacgcgACAGGCTTTCTCTGCGCGCCGAACGCCGAGCAGTGGGCGAGCGTGTGCCACAGGGTGCTGGATTGGGACGAGGATACACGCACGAGGATCGCGTCCGCCGCCAGGCAGCGTGTGCAGACGCACTTTTCCGTCCGCACCatgggcgcggcgctcgatgAGCATGTGCGGGCCGTCGGTGCGCAGGCCGTACCGTGGagcgagcgtgcgcagatATTCGGCGTGGTGCTGGCGTTGCTGCTGATGCATGCCGTGGCAGTATACGTAGTGCTTGGTTAG
- a CDS encoding mitochondrial fusion and transport protein UGO1 — MDSGASQVLRPYQRPREDLSFIATAPHANATSASGGGSVYVPRTPTNRYLSADADAALLTMQSNKTTVGAMVTGMLVSGALQYTSTCMAMPFEVGKLLLQVQWVPREDVWQRMRVPSTSLHKRRKRSQSEVEQDPWSEAPVDDEDDEPSKYFRDATDDAAHEPRRRVDEGGYVVPERRDDTSTRPEFMMPVVVKGGVMEMIRAVVRGKEGWMGLWKGALTTFLLDLSTLVVQPILTGILSIFAPSALNPMPIAFSPQPIKTLTLLMTTRLLTGFLVSPLDLVRTRLIAQSMLPQHRKYHGPIDALRTILREEGGWRTAYLHPNLLIPTLLDYFFRPLFSLGAPLVIENVLHLDPSAFPISYALAEFVVSTLSLGITLPIETARRRLQLQYHEPLRTDHVGGLLSAPNANTARRGLRTCVETRPVPYSGVAETIYRILTEETTTAPGKVAATDDGSDDEAPPLAAYTHSRLSGVRGLYRGLGMGFSANLLVFVLTLLTGERQTQSGWTEL; from the coding sequence ATGGATTCCGGAGCGAGTCAAGTCCTGCGGCCGTACCAGCGGCCGCGGGAAGACCTGTCGTTCatcgcgacggcgccgcatGCGAATGCTACGTCGGCGTCGGGGGGTGGATCCGTGTAtgtgccacgcacgccgacCAACCGGTACCTCTCGGCAGATgcggatgcggcgctgctgacCATGCAGTCGAATAAGACCACGGTCGGCGCGATGGTCACGGGCATGCTCGTGAGTGGGGCACTGCAGTACACAAGCACGTGCATGGCCATGCCCTTTGAGGTGGGTAAGCTGCTCCTGCAGGTGCAATGGGTGCCGCGCGAAGATGTGTGGCAACGGATGCGTGTGCCGAGCACGTCGCTTcacaagcggcgcaagcGCAGTCAGAGCGAGGTGGAGCAGGATCCATGGAGTGAGGCGCCCGTGgatgatgaagacgacgagcccAGCAAGTACTTCCGAGACGccacggacgacgcggcccaTGAGCCCCGCCGACGTGTGGATGAGGGCGGCTATGTGGTGCcggagcggcgcgacgaCACAAGCACGCGCCCCGAGTTCATGATGCCGGTGGTCGTCAAGGGCGGCGTCATGGAGATGATCCGCGCCGTGGTGCGTGGCAAAGAAGGCTGGATGGGTCTGTGGAAGGGCGCCCTCACAACGTTTCTGCTGGATCTGTCGACGTTGGTGGTACAGCCGATTCTGACAGGCATTCTGTCGATTTTTGCGCCATCAGCGCTCAATCCGATGCCGATTGCGTTCTCGCCGCAGCCCATCAAGACCCTGACGCTGCTCATGACCACGCGTCTGCTCACGGGCTTTCTCGTATCGCCTCTTGACCTTGTGCGGACGCGTCTGATTGCGCAGTCGATGCTGCCACAGCACCGAAAGTACCATGGGCCCATtgacgcgctgcgcacgatccTGCGCGAAGAGGGTGGCTGGCGCACGGCGTACCTGCATCCGAACCTGCTGATTCCCACGCTCCTCGACTACTTCTTCCGGCCGCTCTTttcgctcggcgcgccacTCGTCATTGAGAATGTCCTGCATCTCGATCCGAGCGCCTTTCCTATCTCGTATGCGCTCGCTGAGTTCGTCGTGTCGACGCTCTCGCTTGGCATCACGCTGCCGATCGAGACAGCTCGCCGGCGTCTCCAGCTGCAGTACCACGAGCCGCTACGGAccgaccatgtcggcggCCTGTTGTCGGCACCGAATGCGAACacagcgcgccgcggcctgCGCACCTGTGTCGAGACACGCCCCGTGCCGTACAGCGGCGTCGCTGAGACGATATACCGCATTCTGACCGAggagacgacgacggcgccggGCAAGGTCGCCGCGACGGACGACGgctccgacgacgaggcaccgcCCTTGGCAGCCTATACACACTCGCGCctcagcggcgtgcgcggtCTGTATCGCGGTCTCGGCATGGGCTTCTCGGCGAATCTGCTCGTGTTTGTGCTTACGCTCCTGACAGGCGAGCGCCAGACCCAGTCCGGCTGGACCGAGTTGTAG
- a CDS encoding multisite-specific tRNA:(cytosine-C5)-methyltransferase produces the protein MGRGRAYRRGHGRGGRGGSKRSGERHGEYTSIEQTNPKFEAYYRDQGIVPLDEWEAFVEAMRAPLPTTFRITSGKPTSRQLLDAMHTTFLPYLSNVTFEGEKVTPPHQLEWYPEGLGWHLDVRKNVLRKSPEFKRFQQFLVHETEVGSISRQEAVSMLPPLFLDVRPEHLVLDMCAAPGSKTAQLIEAIHSPLTSSPDAFDPMPLGVVVANDSDTKRAHMLVHQSQRLPSPNLCVTNVDASNMPNIQVSWKGEQPSDPIEQRELKYDRILADVPCSGDGTLRKNLAIWKDWTPMNGTGLHALQLRILIRGLMLLRPGGRLVYSTCSLNPIENEAVVVAALRHFKGDVSIVDASGMLPALQRRPGMTSWKVAPGRGAHLFKGAEKTDESAIPWIESWDALSGLDADLASRTPQSLWPQGDEETWHLDRCIRVYPHMQNTGAFFVTVLEKKSAADAVSLAPGMARAMESMAAQHAEAPSAKRAADEEPEHEAKRVKQDETVPHIVPVDKHRMDRDAKRRAQLADAPIGAGGMPYREDPFVYVHPSNAEVQSCVKWFGLHDFPVANLLVRNSECVPLRSVYLTSNTVRAIVAGGGPGAGVHPAQNPLKIRLLNCGVKVFGRQESVSKATQAQLAASSDDASQRRENMSSTLACRWRVVSDSLHSMRPFLSDRVVLKATLSDLAFFIREYYPVLDNIPGTVGEFLRTAEMGSYVLDIEPSEHEGHKLDVTLSYPIWRSMASANLMLDKQEKSALSLRLFNTDVSNPEGQRHFSANPQERRQKEHEQEDDSSKESKQQIE, from the coding sequence ATGGGACGCGGACGAGCTTACCGGCGTGGACacgggcgcggcgggcgcggcggATCGAAGCGGTCCGGTGAGCGCCACGGCGAGTACACGTCGATCGAGCAGACCAACCCAAAGTTTGAGGCGTACTACCGCGACCAGGGCATTGTGCCCCTGGATGAGTGGGAGGCGTTCGTGGAAGCGATgcgggcgccgctgccgacgaCTTTCCGCATCACGTCCGGCAAGCCAACGTCTCGTCAGCTACTCGATGCGATGCACACGACCTTCCTTCCGTACCTGTCCAACGTGACTTTCGAGGGCGAAAAGGTCACGCCACCCCACCAGCTCGAATGGTACCCTGAGGGCCTCGGATGGCATCTTGACGTGCGCAAGAATGTCTTGCGCAAGTCGCCCGAGTTCAAGCGTTTTCAGCAGTTCCTCGTGCACGAAACAGAGGTAGGCAGTATCTCACGCCAGGAGGCCGTGTCGATGCTGCCGCCCCTCTTCCTCGACGTGCGTCccgagcacctcgtcctcgaTATGTGTGCGGCGCCGGGCTCTAAGACGGCACAGCTGATCGAGGCGATTCACTCGCCTCTCACGTCGTCGCCGGACGCCTTCGACCCAATGCCCCTTggtgtcgtcgtcgcgaaCGACTCGGACACGAAACGAGCTCACATGCTTGTGCACCAGTCCCAGCGCCTGCCGTCGCCCAATCTCTGCGTGACCAATGTCGACGCCAGCAACATGCCAAACATCCAGGTCTCGTGGAAAGGCGAGCAGCCGTCTGACCcgatcgagcagcgcgagctcaAGTACGACCGCATTCTCGCCGATGTGCCATGTTCAGGCGACGGCACACTCCGCAAGAACCTCGCGATCTGGAAGGACTGGACGCCCATGAACGGCACGGGCCTGCATGCTCTCCAGCTGCGCATCCTGATCCGTGGCctgatgctgctgcgcccAGGCGGCCGACTCGTGTACTCGACGTGCTCCCTGAACCCCATTGAGAACGAGGCCGTAGTCGTCGCAGCACTCCGCCACTTTAAGGGTGACGTGAGCATTGTGGATGCCTCAGGTATGCTTCCGGCtctccagcgccgcccagGCATGACATCGTGGAAGGTCGCGCCAGGCCGTGGAGCTCATCTTTTCAAGGGCGCAGAGAAAACAGACGAGTCCGCCATTCCATGGATCGAGTCATGGGACGCACTGTCTGGCCTTGACGCTGATCTCGCGTCTCGCACGCCCCAAAGTCTATGGCCACAGGGTGACGAAGAGACATGGCACCTGGACCGCTGTATCCGTGTATACCCTCACATGCAAAACACCGGTGCCTTTTTCGTGACGGTGCTCGAGAAAAAGAGCGCCGCAGACGCTGTGTCGCTCGCTCCAGGAATGGCCCGTGCGATGGAAAGCATGGCCGCTCAACACGCCGAGGCTCCCAGCGCCAAgcgtgccgccgacgaagaACCAGAGCACGAAGCCAAACGGGTCAAGCAGGACGAGACTGTGCCGCATATCGTGCCTGTCGATAAACACCGCATGGACCGTGATGCTAAGCGACGCGCTCAGCTCGCTGATGCCCCCATTGGCGCTGGTGGTATGCCATATCGCGAGGATCCCTTTGTATACGTCCATCCATCAAATGCTGAAGTGCAGTCGTGCGTCAAGTGGTTCGGCCTACACGACTTCCCTGTCGCCAATCTCCTTGTACGCAACTCAGAGTGTGTACCGCTTCGCAGCGTGTACCTAACGTCCAACACGGTTCGTGCGATCGTTGCTGGCGGGGGTCCAGGTGCCGGTGTACATCCGGCCCAAAACCCTCTCAAGATCCGCCTGCTGAACTGCGGTGTCAAGGTATTCGGTCGACAAGAATCGGTCAGTAAAGCAACGCAAGCACAGCTTGCTGCCTCAAGCGACGATGCTtcgcagcgccgtgagaATATGTCGTCGACATTGGCTtgccgctggcgcgtggTCAGCGACTCACTGCATTCAATGCGCCCCTTCTTGAGTGACAGGGTCGTTCTAAAGGCCACTTTGTCCGATCTCGCCTTTTTTATTCGCGAGTATTATCCCGTGCTCGACAACATTCCTGGCACTGTGGGAGAATTTTTGCGCACGGCCGAAATGGGAAGCTATGTCTTGGATATCGAACCCAGTGAGCATGAAGGACACAAGTTGGATGTCACCTTGTCTTATCCTATTTGGCGCTCCATGGCATCAGCTAATCTCATGCTCGATAAGCAGGAAAAGAGTGCACTATCCCTTCGCCTCTTCAATACTGACGTGTCGAATCCAGAAGGCCAACGTCACTTTTCCGCCAATCCCCAAGAGAGGAGGCAAAAGGAGCATGAGCAAGAAGATGATTCTTCGAAAGAAAGTAAGCAGCAGATAGAGTAA